The Natrinema salaciae genome contains a region encoding:
- a CDS encoding HVO_2901 family zinc finger protein translates to MHTCRNCNQSFQTELALELHRDTCNKGQLFCQVCGERFQEGTATQDGWHYECPNEDCDGDGLQDDLYRVEDVRTATH, encoded by the coding sequence ATGCACACCTGTCGCAACTGCAACCAGTCGTTCCAGACCGAGCTCGCCCTCGAGTTACACCGAGATACGTGCAACAAGGGACAACTCTTCTGTCAGGTATGTGGGGAGCGGTTCCAGGAGGGGACGGCGACCCAGGACGGCTGGCACTACGAGTGCCCGAACGAGGACTGTGACGGAGACGGACTGCAGGACGACCTCTATCGCGTCGAGGACGTCCGCACCGCGACTCACTAG
- a CDS encoding DICT sensory domain-containing protein: MNSLRDVFEAVDRRRKTLEIHADEASVVTEFRHQFDTRNVDVTHRALGALDGTGFVIVRDDDGEFRGALGIDQFDAILSPESHPPWELAETDHDQADLFEFLENTLFSSYDRRQMIATSREIEERAWRVGTGRLYAGFQRATALRAQAAVYDRLGAHDSLDVAVFLGEETDVALIDAVTVVADAGGDLGAFWFVAFDGGGNEFHRCALIAEERAAGRYYGVWTFDPATVGELFTYLERTYELS; this comes from the coding sequence ATGAACTCGCTTCGAGACGTCTTCGAAGCCGTCGACCGACGGCGAAAAACGCTCGAGATCCACGCCGACGAGGCGTCGGTCGTCACGGAGTTTCGACACCAGTTCGACACGCGGAACGTCGACGTGACCCACCGCGCGCTGGGTGCGCTCGACGGGACGGGATTCGTCATCGTCAGGGACGACGACGGCGAATTTCGGGGCGCACTGGGGATCGACCAGTTCGACGCGATCCTCTCCCCCGAGAGCCACCCGCCGTGGGAACTCGCCGAGACCGATCACGATCAGGCGGACCTGTTCGAATTCCTCGAGAACACGCTGTTTTCGTCGTACGATCGCCGGCAGATGATCGCCACCTCTCGTGAAATCGAAGAACGAGCGTGGCGCGTCGGTACCGGCCGACTGTACGCGGGCTTCCAGCGGGCGACCGCGCTCCGCGCACAGGCGGCGGTCTACGATCGGCTCGGAGCGCACGACTCGCTCGACGTGGCAGTGTTCCTCGGTGAGGAGACCGACGTGGCGCTCATCGACGCCGTGACGGTCGTCGCGGACGCCGGCGGCGATCTCGGCGCGTTCTGGTTCGTCGCGTTCGACGGCGGCGGAAACGAATTCCACCGCTGTGCACTGATCGCCGAGGAACGCGCCGCCGGCCGGTACTACGGCGTCTGGACGTTCGATCCGGCGACCGTGGGGGAGCTGTTCACGTACCTCGAGCGGACGTACGAGCTCTCGTAA
- a CDS encoding DUF7344 domain-containing protein, which yields MGNKQFTPDLVALRAAAGRLPVDDVIRLFGNYHARNAVIYLHDHPTATLDELADALAAAAASTDETIATPSDRERIRIRLYHVILPQLEELGIVSFDSEANAVTETTIPAAIREYLRIDDCSA from the coding sequence ATGGGCAACAAGCAGTTTACCCCCGATCTGGTTGCCCTCCGGGCAGCGGCCGGTCGGCTTCCGGTCGACGACGTGATCCGTCTATTCGGCAACTATCACGCTCGAAACGCGGTCATCTATCTCCACGATCATCCGACGGCGACGCTCGACGAACTCGCCGACGCGCTCGCGGCCGCGGCCGCCAGTACCGACGAGACGATCGCCACCCCGTCCGATCGAGAGCGGATCCGCATCCGGCTGTACCACGTGATACTCCCCCAGCTCGAGGAGTTGGGGATCGTCTCCTTCGACAGCGAGGCGAACGCGGTCACCGAGACGACGATTCCGGCAGCGATCAGGGAGTACCTGCGGATCGACGACTGCTCCGCATGA